One window from the genome of Streptomyces cadmiisoli encodes:
- a CDS encoding HipA family kinase yields the protein MLKEVIATRYVTPLREGGSLPGLVEADDFGTYVMKFTGAGQGRKTLVAEVVCGELARRLGLRVPRLVTVELDPVLGLGEPDQEVQELLKSSGGTNLGMDFLSGALGFDPLAFDVGPEEAGRIVWFDALVNNVDRSWRNPNLLMRHGELWLIDHGATMIWHHNWPGAQTSAARPYDASDHALRPFEPDVRSAAAELAPRVTEDLLAEVTAQIPEAWLAGEPGFETTDALRRAYAEPLLARAAAVHERIQGVR from the coding sequence ATGCTCAAGGAAGTCATCGCGACCCGCTACGTCACGCCGTTGCGTGAGGGCGGCTCGCTGCCGGGACTCGTCGAGGCCGACGACTTCGGGACGTACGTCATGAAGTTCACCGGCGCCGGCCAGGGCCGCAAGACGCTCGTCGCGGAGGTGGTCTGCGGCGAACTGGCCCGCCGGCTGGGCCTGCGGGTGCCGCGCCTGGTCACCGTCGAACTCGACCCGGTCCTCGGGCTCGGCGAGCCCGACCAGGAGGTGCAGGAGCTGCTGAAGTCCAGCGGCGGCACCAACCTCGGCATGGACTTCCTGTCCGGCGCGCTCGGCTTCGACCCCCTCGCCTTCGACGTGGGCCCCGAGGAGGCGGGACGGATCGTCTGGTTCGACGCGCTGGTGAACAACGTCGACCGCTCCTGGCGCAACCCCAACCTGCTGATGCGGCACGGCGAGCTCTGGCTCATCGACCACGGCGCCACGATGATCTGGCACCACAACTGGCCCGGCGCGCAGACCTCCGCGGCCCGCCCCTACGACGCCTCCGACCACGCGCTGCGCCCGTTCGAGCCGGATGTGCGCTCGGCCGCCGCGGAGCTGGCCCCGCGCGTCACCGAGGACCTCCTCGCCGAGGTCACCGCGCAGATCCCGGAAGCCTGGCTGGCCGGCGAACCCGGCTTCGAGACGACCGACGCCCTCCGGCGGGCCTACGCCGAGCCCCTGCTCGCGCGCGCCGCCGCCGTCCACGAACGCATCCAGGGGGTCCGGTGA
- a CDS encoding DUF3037 domain-containing protein, translating into MSDRHVFEYALLRIVPRIERGECVNAGVLVYCRAKSYVGARTHLDEARLLALDPGVDLPGVRAALRAVEGVCAGGAAAGQAAGDDAGRRFRWLIAPRSTVVQPGPVHTGLTADPAAETERLLDLLVR; encoded by the coding sequence GTGAGCGACCGGCACGTCTTCGAATACGCACTGCTGCGGATCGTCCCGCGCATCGAACGGGGGGAGTGCGTCAACGCCGGAGTCCTCGTCTACTGCCGTGCCAAGTCCTACGTCGGTGCCCGCACGCATCTCGACGAGGCCCGGCTGCTGGCTCTCGACCCCGGCGTGGACCTGCCCGGCGTGCGTGCCGCGCTGCGCGCCGTGGAGGGCGTCTGCGCCGGGGGAGCGGCGGCCGGGCAGGCGGCGGGCGACGACGCGGGCCGGCGTTTCCGCTGGCTGATCGCGCCGCGCTCGACGGTCGTGCAGCCCGGTCCGGTGCACACCGGACTGACCGCGGATCCGGCCGCCGAGACCGAGCGGCTGCTCGACCTGCTGGTGAGGTGA
- the fabG gene encoding 3-oxoacyl-ACP reductase FabG produces the protein MSTTEQRVAVVTGAARGIGAATAVRLAAEGRAVAVLDLDEAACKDTVEKIVAAGGRAVAVGCDVSDEAQVEAAVARVAEELGAPTILVNNAGVLRDNLLFKMSVADWDTVMNVHLRGAFLMSKACQKHMVDAGFGRIVNLSSSSALGNRGQVNYSAAKAGLQGFTKTLAKELGKFGVTANAVAPGFIATDMTAATAERVGMGFEDFKAAAATMIPVQRVGEPDDIANAIAFFTGDAAGFVSGQVLYVAGGPLD, from the coding sequence ATGTCCACCACTGAGCAGCGGGTCGCCGTTGTCACCGGTGCCGCGCGCGGCATCGGTGCCGCCACCGCCGTACGCCTGGCGGCCGAGGGCCGCGCGGTCGCCGTGCTCGACCTCGACGAGGCCGCCTGCAAGGACACCGTGGAGAAGATCGTCGCGGCCGGCGGCAGGGCCGTCGCGGTCGGCTGCGACGTGTCCGACGAGGCCCAGGTCGAGGCGGCCGTCGCGCGCGTCGCCGAGGAGCTCGGCGCGCCGACGATCCTCGTCAACAACGCGGGCGTGCTCCGCGACAACCTGCTCTTCAAGATGAGTGTCGCCGACTGGGACACCGTCATGAACGTGCACCTGCGCGGCGCCTTCCTGATGTCCAAGGCCTGCCAGAAGCACATGGTGGACGCCGGCTTCGGCCGTATCGTCAACCTCTCCTCGTCCTCCGCCCTCGGCAACCGCGGCCAGGTCAACTACTCCGCCGCCAAGGCCGGCCTCCAGGGCTTCACCAAGACCCTCGCCAAGGAGCTGGGCAAGTTCGGCGTCACCGCCAACGCCGTCGCCCCCGGCTTCATCGCCACCGACATGACCGCCGCCACCGCCGAGCGCGTCGGCATGGGCTTCGAGGACTTCAAGGCCGCCGCCGCCACCATGATCCCCGTGCAGCGTGTCGGCGAGCCCGACGACATCGCCAACGCCATCGCCTTCTTCACGGGCGACGCGGCCGGCTTCGTCTCCGGCCAGGTGCTGTACGTCGCCGGCGGACCGCTCGACTAA
- a CDS encoding SDR family oxidoreductase → MELPELSGKVALVTGASRGIGYGVAEALVARGDRVCITGRGEEALKEAAEKLGADRVLAVAGKAHDLDHQAEAVERTMEVFGRVDYLVNNAGTNPVFGPIADLDLGVARKVFETNVVSALGFAQRTWHAWQKDNGGAIVNIASVAGVSASPFIGAYGISKAAMINLTLQLAHEFAPGVRVNAIAPAVVKTKFAQALYEGREAEAAAAYPLGRLGVPADIGGAAAFLTSDQADWITGQTLVVDGGIFLNAGVG, encoded by the coding sequence ATGGAACTCCCGGAGCTTTCGGGCAAGGTCGCGCTCGTCACGGGCGCCAGCCGCGGTATCGGCTACGGCGTCGCCGAGGCCCTGGTGGCACGCGGCGACCGCGTCTGCATCACCGGCCGGGGCGAGGAAGCCCTGAAGGAGGCCGCCGAGAAGCTCGGCGCCGACCGCGTCCTCGCCGTCGCCGGCAAGGCCCACGACCTGGACCATCAGGCCGAGGCCGTCGAGCGCACCATGGAGGTCTTCGGCCGGGTCGACTACCTGGTCAACAACGCCGGCACGAACCCGGTGTTCGGGCCGATCGCCGACCTCGACCTCGGGGTGGCGCGCAAGGTGTTCGAGACCAACGTGGTCTCCGCGCTCGGTTTCGCGCAGCGGACCTGGCACGCCTGGCAGAAGGACAACGGCGGCGCGATCGTCAACATCGCCTCCGTGGCGGGCGTCTCCGCCTCGCCCTTCATCGGCGCCTACGGCATCAGCAAGGCCGCGATGATCAACCTGACGCTGCAGCTGGCGCACGAGTTCGCGCCCGGTGTACGGGTCAACGCCATCGCCCCCGCCGTGGTGAAGACCAAGTTCGCCCAGGCCCTGTACGAGGGCCGGGAGGCGGAGGCGGCCGCGGCCTATCCGCTGGGCCGGCTCGGTGTGCCCGCCGACATCGGCGGCGCCGCCGCCTTCCTCACCTCGGACCAGGCCGACTGGATCACCGGACAGACCCTCGTGGTCGACGGCGGCATCTTCCTGAACGCCGGCGTGGGGTGA
- a CDS encoding ABC transporter substrate-binding protein translates to MFNRNRGLRQVAAIASMAMVAGCSMFSDGDGGDEEPIVVGTTSAPSTLDPAASWDGSWELFRNVYQTLLSYPNGATTPQPDAADSCGFTDATNRTYRCELREGLTFSNGDGIDARAVKHSIDRIRTIGAPGGPAGLLGSLDRVQALGDREVVFHLKTADATFPFVLATPAMSIVDPDDYPADALRKDAAVSGSGPYTLASYAKGERAELVRNERYKGYAERRNGSVTIRYFQDSEAMVGALRDHSVDVTYRGLAADDIVALEGEDADELQLVEGAGTDISYLVFNPKDEWAAKPAVRKAIAQVVDRATIAHKIYKDTVDPLYSMVPKGLTGHTTGFFDDYGDPDADKARAYLAEAGITEPVPLTLWYTTDRYGSETAVLFRELKRQLEASGLFEITLKSRPWATYVEGYQKGEYPVFGRGWFPDFPDADNYIAPFVGEENALGTPYPASEITKKLLPRSREESDRAQVEREFEEAQEILVDDARLLPLWQGKQYVAASEEIAGGERALDPSTIMMVWELYRKTSW, encoded by the coding sequence GTGTTCAACCGGAACCGAGGCCTTCGGCAGGTGGCCGCGATCGCATCGATGGCCATGGTGGCCGGATGCAGTATGTTCTCGGACGGCGATGGCGGTGACGAGGAACCGATCGTCGTCGGGACCACGAGCGCCCCGAGCACGCTGGACCCGGCCGCCTCCTGGGACGGCTCCTGGGAACTGTTCCGGAACGTCTACCAGACGCTCCTGAGTTACCCCAACGGCGCCACCACGCCCCAGCCCGACGCCGCCGACAGCTGCGGCTTCACCGACGCCACCAACCGGACCTACCGCTGCGAACTGCGCGAGGGCCTGACGTTCTCCAACGGCGACGGGATCGACGCACGGGCCGTCAAGCACTCCATCGACCGGATCAGGACCATCGGCGCACCGGGCGGACCGGCCGGTCTGCTGGGCAGCCTCGACCGGGTCCAGGCGCTCGGCGACCGTGAGGTGGTCTTCCACCTGAAGACCGCAGACGCCACGTTCCCGTTCGTGCTCGCCACCCCGGCCATGTCCATCGTCGACCCCGACGACTACCCGGCCGACGCGCTGCGCAAGGACGCCGCCGTCAGCGGGTCCGGGCCGTACACCCTCGCGTCCTACGCCAAGGGGGAGCGGGCCGAACTCGTCCGCAACGAGCGGTACAAGGGCTACGCCGAGCGCCGGAACGGCTCGGTGACCATACGTTACTTCCAGGACTCCGAGGCCATGGTCGGGGCGCTGCGGGACCACAGCGTCGACGTGACCTACCGAGGTCTCGCCGCCGACGACATCGTCGCCCTGGAGGGCGAGGACGCCGACGAGCTGCAGCTGGTCGAGGGCGCGGGCACCGACATCAGCTACCTGGTGTTCAACCCCAAGGACGAATGGGCCGCGAAGCCCGCCGTGCGCAAGGCGATCGCCCAGGTCGTCGACCGGGCGACCATCGCCCACAAGATCTACAAGGACACCGTCGACCCCCTGTACTCGATGGTCCCCAAGGGCCTGACCGGCCACACCACGGGCTTCTTCGACGACTACGGCGACCCCGACGCCGACAAGGCCCGCGCGTACCTCGCCGAGGCCGGCATCACCGAACCCGTGCCGCTCACGCTCTGGTACACCACCGACCGCTACGGATCCGAGACCGCCGTGCTGTTCCGGGAGCTGAAGCGGCAGCTGGAGGCATCGGGCCTGTTCGAGATCACGCTCAAGAGCCGGCCCTGGGCCACCTACGTCGAGGGCTACCAGAAGGGCGAGTACCCGGTGTTCGGCCGGGGCTGGTTCCCCGACTTCCCGGACGCCGACAACTACATCGCGCCCTTCGTCGGTGAGGAGAACGCGCTCGGCACGCCCTACCCGGCGTCCGAGATCACCAAGAAGCTGTTGCCCCGCTCCCGCGAGGAGAGCGACCGCGCCCAGGTGGAGCGCGAGTTCGAGGAGGCCCAGGAGATCCTCGTCGACGACGCGCGGCTGCTGCCGCTGTGGCAGGGCAAGCAGTACGTCGCGGCGAGCGAGGAGATCGCCGGCGGGGAGCGTGCGCTCGACCCGTCGACGATCATGATGGTGTGGGAGCTGTACCGCAAGACGAGCTGGTGA
- the ung gene encoding uracil-DNA glycosylase: MTDIAMLPESWRGVLGDELHRPYFKELTEFVEEERAKGPVYPPREEVFAALDATPYEQVKVLVLGQDPYHGEGQGHGLCFSVRPGVRTPPSLRNIYKEMEQELGLPIPDNGYLMPWARQGVLLLNAVLTVRAGEANSHKGKGWEKFTDAVIRAVADRPDPAVFVLWGNYAQKKLPLIDETRHVVVKGAHPSPLSAKKFFGSRPFTQIDEAIAGQGHEPIDWRIPNLG; this comes from the coding sequence GTGACCGACATCGCCATGCTGCCCGAGTCCTGGCGTGGGGTTCTGGGCGACGAACTGCACAGGCCCTACTTCAAGGAGCTGACGGAGTTCGTCGAGGAGGAGCGGGCGAAGGGTCCCGTCTACCCGCCGCGCGAGGAGGTCTTCGCCGCGCTGGACGCCACGCCGTACGAGCAGGTCAAGGTCCTGGTCCTCGGCCAGGACCCGTACCACGGCGAGGGCCAGGGACACGGCCTGTGCTTCTCCGTGCGTCCCGGTGTGCGGACCCCGCCCTCCCTGCGCAACATCTACAAGGAGATGGAGCAGGAACTCGGTCTGCCGATCCCGGACAACGGCTATCTGATGCCGTGGGCCCGGCAGGGCGTGCTGCTGCTCAACGCGGTGCTCACGGTGCGGGCCGGCGAGGCCAACTCGCACAAGGGCAAGGGCTGGGAGAAGTTCACGGACGCGGTGATCCGCGCGGTGGCCGACCGCCCCGACCCGGCGGTCTTCGTGCTCTGGGGGAACTACGCGCAGAAGAAGCTCCCGCTGATCGACGAGACCCGCCACGTGGTGGTGAAGGGCGCGCACCCCTCGCCGCTGTCGGCGAAGAAGTTCTTCGGCTCCCGCCCCTTCACCCAGATCGACGAGGCGATCGCCGGGCAGGGGCACGAGCCGATCGACTGGCGCATCCCGAACCTGGGCTGA
- a CDS encoding tetratricopeptide repeat protein yields MAERQEQAAPDAVMTRIGQVVMLHHAGDREEARRRFLNLWAEIGEDGDPLHRCTLAHYMADAQDDPADELAWDLRALTAARELTDNRLTAPEGALAARSFYPSLHLNLAADYVKLGRSEDARTHLHRARGAAGALADDSYGAGVRAAIGRLESRLGEGGAADGAWGPPRQRP; encoded by the coding sequence GTGGCTGAGCGACAGGAACAGGCGGCGCCGGATGCCGTGATGACACGGATCGGGCAGGTCGTCATGCTGCACCACGCGGGTGACCGCGAGGAGGCCCGGCGGCGCTTCCTGAACCTGTGGGCGGAGATCGGCGAGGACGGGGACCCGCTGCACCGCTGCACCCTGGCGCACTACATGGCCGACGCGCAGGACGACCCCGCCGACGAACTGGCCTGGGACCTGAGGGCGTTGACGGCCGCCCGGGAGCTCACGGACAACCGGCTCACCGCGCCCGAGGGCGCCCTCGCCGCCCGTTCCTTCTACCCCTCCCTGCACCTCAACCTGGCCGCCGACTACGTCAAGCTCGGCCGCTCGGAGGACGCGCGTACCCATCTGCACCGGGCCCGCGGCGCGGCCGGCGCCCTGGCCGACGACAGTTACGGCGCGGGCGTGAGGGCGGCGATCGGGCGGCTGGAGTCGCGGCTGGGGGAGGGCGGAGCGGCCGACGGCGCGTGGGGGCCGCCCAGACAGCGGCCGTGA
- a CDS encoding DinB family protein — protein MTTERREPAQNADERTMLEGWLDYHRQTLAWKCEGLSDAQLRTASAEPSELSLMGLVRHMAEVERGWFRKVLVGDDPGPIYCTEEDRDGEFHLTDADTWQEAYATWQAEIGFARHNASGFALDDLSKGRSRYTGEPFNLRWIYTHMIEEYARHNGHADILRERIDGATGD, from the coding sequence ATGACGACCGAACGCCGCGAGCCGGCCCAGAACGCCGACGAACGCACCATGCTGGAGGGCTGGCTGGACTACCACCGGCAGACCCTGGCGTGGAAGTGCGAGGGATTGAGCGACGCCCAGCTCAGGACCGCGTCCGCGGAGCCGTCCGAGCTGTCCCTGATGGGGCTGGTGCGGCACATGGCCGAGGTGGAGCGGGGCTGGTTCCGCAAGGTGCTGGTCGGCGACGACCCCGGGCCGATCTACTGCACCGAGGAGGACCGCGACGGGGAGTTCCATCTCACCGACGCGGACACCTGGCAGGAGGCGTACGCCACCTGGCAGGCCGAGATCGGCTTCGCCCGGCACAACGCGTCCGGCTTCGCGCTGGACGATCTGTCCAAGGGCCGCAGCCGGTACACCGGCGAACCGTTCAACCTGCGCTGGATCTACACGCACATGATCGAGGAGTACGCCCGCCACAACGGCCACGCGGACATCCTCCGCGAGCGCATCGACGGCGCGACCGGCGACTGA
- a CDS encoding TetR/AcrR family transcriptional regulator, with protein MPAHSTGASRAEVVADTALALLAERGMRGLTHRAVDEAAVLPPGSTSNVARTRQALLELAVRRHAEREARVLALHETPDPDGGPDALVDGLALAVHRSLTRNRELLVARYELALEATRRPELRAYYDAIGARYGDRLTALVAALGSTDPARHALSLVAWADGLMFSCVAGSFSQRVPTLDEVRTGLRELLAGMLGTAAPLRR; from the coding sequence ATGCCCGCACACAGCACGGGCGCGTCGCGCGCCGAAGTCGTCGCCGACACGGCCCTCGCCCTGCTCGCCGAACGCGGTATGCGCGGTCTGACCCACCGCGCCGTGGACGAGGCCGCCGTGCTCCCGCCGGGCTCCACCTCGAACGTGGCCCGCACCCGGCAGGCACTGCTGGAACTCGCGGTGCGCAGGCACGCCGAGCGGGAGGCACGCGTGCTCGCGCTGCACGAGACGCCGGATCCGGACGGCGGACCCGACGCACTGGTGGACGGGCTGGCCCTGGCCGTCCACCGCTCCCTGACCCGCAACCGGGAACTGCTCGTCGCACGCTACGAACTCGCCCTGGAGGCCACCCGCCGCCCCGAACTGCGGGCCTACTACGACGCCATCGGCGCCCGCTACGGCGACCGGCTCACCGCGCTCGTCGCGGCGCTGGGCTCCACCGATCCCGCACGGCACGCCCTGTCCCTGGTGGCCTGGGCGGACGGACTCATGTTCAGCTGCGTCGCCGGGTCCTTCAGCCAACGGGTGCCGACCCTGGACGAGGTGCGCACGGGTCTGCGGGAACTGCTCGCCGGGATGCTCGGCACGGCCGCACCGCTGCGCCGGTGA
- a CDS encoding FAD-dependent monooxygenase, with the protein MTQSSKPRRAVVVGGGIGGLTAAVALHQVGRQVTVLERAPSSAPVGSALSLAPNSLRALDVIGVGDEIRHLAAWQGPGGLRTPGGRRLSRSDAAAATERFGEPLVLLHRATLVDALTARLPRGAVLTNAPAALVDPGGTDRPARVTTPDGELTADLVVAADGIHSGIRRTLFPAHPGPVHAGFTTWRVVVPLPGVEFASHETWGRGRIWGTHPLKDGRVYAYAAAVAPAGLHAPDDERAELLRLFGDWHEPIPAVLAAVRPEDVLRHDVHHLARPLPAYHRGRVALVGDAAHAMPPNLGQGGNQAVEDAIVLAWHSDDLAAYTAARLPRTTAVARQAVRVARLNMMSNRAGIAVRNAAMAALSKAGPALFLRSFDGIADWRPPQRPYASVGTGKR; encoded by the coding sequence ATGACACAGTCGTCGAAGCCGCGCCGAGCCGTGGTCGTCGGCGGCGGCATCGGCGGGCTGACCGCCGCCGTCGCCCTGCACCAGGTCGGCCGGCAGGTCACCGTGCTGGAACGCGCCCCTTCGTCGGCACCGGTGGGCTCCGCCCTCTCACTCGCCCCCAACTCCCTGCGGGCGCTGGACGTGATCGGCGTCGGCGACGAGATCCGCCACCTCGCCGCGTGGCAGGGACCCGGAGGGCTGCGCACCCCCGGCGGGCGCCGGCTGTCGCGGTCCGACGCCGCCGCGGCAACCGAGCGCTTCGGCGAACCGCTGGTCCTGCTGCACCGCGCCACACTGGTCGACGCCCTCACCGCCCGGCTCCCGAGGGGCGCCGTCCTCACGAACGCCCCGGCCGCCCTGGTCGACCCCGGCGGCACCGACCGGCCCGCCCGTGTCACCACCCCCGACGGCGAACTGACCGCCGACCTGGTCGTGGCCGCCGACGGCATCCACTCCGGGATACGCCGGACGCTCTTCCCGGCGCACCCCGGACCCGTCCACGCCGGCTTCACCACCTGGCGCGTGGTCGTCCCGTTGCCCGGCGTCGAGTTCGCCTCGCACGAGACCTGGGGCCGCGGCCGGATCTGGGGCACGCACCCCCTCAAGGACGGGCGGGTCTACGCGTACGCCGCCGCCGTCGCGCCCGCAGGGCTGCACGCGCCCGACGACGAGCGGGCCGAACTCCTGCGCCTGTTCGGCGACTGGCACGAGCCCATCCCCGCCGTGCTCGCCGCCGTCCGCCCCGAGGACGTCCTGCGCCACGACGTCCACCATCTCGCCCGGCCGCTGCCGGCGTACCACCGCGGCCGGGTCGCCCTGGTCGGCGACGCCGCCCACGCCATGCCGCCGAACCTCGGCCAGGGCGGCAACCAGGCCGTCGAGGACGCGATCGTGCTCGCCTGGCACAGCGACGACCTCGCCGCCTACACCGCCGCCCGCCTGCCCCGGACGACCGCCGTCGCCCGCCAGGCCGTCAGGGTCGCCCGGCTGAACATGATGAGCAACCGCGCGGGCATCGCCGTGCGCAACGCCGCGATGGCCGCCCTGTCGAAGGCGGGACCCGCGCTGTTCCTGCGCAGCTTCGACGGCATCGCCGACTGGCGGCCCCCGCAGCGGCCGTATGCTTCCGTCGGAACAGGCAAGCGGTGA
- a CDS encoding Gfo/Idh/MocA family protein, producing MKVGCIGLGDIAQKAYLPVLGAQPGIELHLQTRTPATLTRVADALHLPAARRHTTLDDLLAAGLDAAFVHAPTTAHPEIVARLIEAGVPTYVDKPLAYDLADSERLVALAEERGVGLAVGFNRRHAPAYAQCAEHPRDLVVMQKNRVGLPEEPRTMILDDFIHVVDTLRFLVPGDIDDVTVRARVRDGLLHHVVLQLAGDGFTALGVMNRLSGSNEEILEVSGQDSKRQVLNLAEVIDHKGQPTVRRRGDWVPVARQRGIEQAVLGFLDAVRAGRPLSARDALATHELCERVVLAVLERSAVAGSPASLR from the coding sequence GTGAAGGTCGGCTGCATCGGACTCGGTGACATAGCGCAGAAGGCGTATCTGCCGGTGCTCGGTGCCCAGCCCGGCATCGAACTGCATCTGCAGACCAGGACGCCGGCCACCCTCACGCGGGTCGCCGACGCCCTCCACCTGCCGGCCGCCCGGCGGCACACCACCCTGGACGACCTCCTGGCCGCGGGCCTCGACGCCGCCTTCGTGCACGCGCCGACCACCGCGCACCCCGAGATCGTCGCCCGACTGATCGAGGCGGGTGTGCCGACGTACGTCGACAAGCCGCTGGCCTACGACCTCGCCGACTCCGAGCGGCTGGTGGCGCTGGCCGAGGAGCGCGGCGTCGGCCTCGCCGTCGGCTTCAACCGGCGGCACGCACCGGCCTACGCGCAGTGCGCCGAGCATCCGCGCGACCTCGTGGTCATGCAGAAGAACCGGGTGGGGCTCCCGGAGGAGCCGCGCACGATGATCCTCGACGACTTCATCCACGTCGTCGACACACTGCGCTTCCTGGTGCCGGGCGACATCGACGACGTGACCGTGCGGGCCCGCGTCCGCGACGGGCTGCTGCACCACGTGGTGCTGCAACTGGCCGGGGACGGATTCACCGCGCTCGGTGTGATGAACCGGCTCAGCGGCTCCAACGAGGAGATCCTCGAGGTGTCCGGGCAGGACAGCAAGCGGCAGGTGCTCAACCTCGCCGAGGTGATCGACCACAAGGGCCAGCCCACGGTGCGACGGCGCGGCGACTGGGTGCCGGTGGCCCGGCAGCGCGGTATCGAGCAGGCGGTGCTGGGCTTCCTCGACGCGGTGCGGGCCGGCCGGCCGCTCAGCGCCCGGGACGCGCTGGCGACCCACGAGTTGTGCGAGCGGGTGGTACTGGCCGTCCTGGAGCGTTCCGCGGTCGCCGGGTCACCCGCGTCCCTTCGCTGA
- the lnt gene encoding apolipoprotein N-acyltransferase, translating to MTMPGRWLASPWRRSVLAVVAGALPMAAFPAPSLWWFALVGLVPWILLARAAPTGRRALYDGWCGGFGFVLAVHHWLLPNLHVFTFVIAALLGALWAPWGWLVRRFLAGTPSAGRITAALLVLPAGWLAVELVRSWQGLGGPWGMLGASQWQVAPALRLASLGGVWLLSFLLVLVNVAVAVLVAVREARVPAVAGLVATAAAGSAAWTWSPRPEVQSHARVAIVQPGIVDDGTGSADRRFDREERLTRQLAGQDVDLIVWGESSVGYDLGDRPDLARRITALSRETQAPILVNVDARRSDRPGIYKSSVLTGPEGLIGERYDKMRLVPFGEYIPARSLLGWATSVGEAAGEDRRRGTAQVVMDAGDGLRIGPMVCFESAFPDMSGHLARDGADLLVAQSATSTFQRSWAPAQHASLAALRAAESGRSMVHATLTGVSAVHGPQGQRIGDWIGTDASTARVYEVPLADGVTPYVRFGDWPVYGALLVLAAFAVSEGTRVTRRPRNAPGRPVPPARTTRGSPARPGR from the coding sequence ATGACGATGCCGGGCCGATGGCTCGCCTCTCCGTGGCGGCGATCGGTGCTCGCCGTGGTGGCGGGCGCGCTGCCCATGGCGGCCTTCCCCGCGCCGTCGCTGTGGTGGTTCGCCCTGGTCGGCCTGGTCCCCTGGATCCTGCTCGCCCGCGCCGCGCCGACCGGCCGGCGGGCGCTGTACGACGGCTGGTGCGGCGGGTTCGGGTTCGTGTTGGCGGTGCACCACTGGCTGCTGCCGAACCTGCACGTGTTCACGTTCGTGATAGCGGCACTGCTCGGGGCGCTGTGGGCGCCCTGGGGGTGGCTCGTGCGCCGCTTCCTGGCCGGCACACCCTCGGCGGGCCGGATCACGGCCGCGCTGCTGGTCCTGCCCGCGGGCTGGCTGGCGGTGGAGCTGGTCCGCTCCTGGCAGGGGCTCGGCGGTCCCTGGGGCATGCTCGGAGCCAGCCAGTGGCAGGTGGCGCCCGCGCTGCGGCTGGCGTCGCTGGGCGGGGTGTGGCTGCTCAGCTTCCTGCTGGTGCTGGTCAACGTCGCCGTCGCCGTCCTCGTCGCGGTGCGCGAGGCACGGGTACCCGCGGTGGCGGGGCTGGTCGCGACCGCGGCGGCCGGCTCGGCGGCCTGGACGTGGTCGCCGCGCCCCGAGGTGCAGAGCCACGCGCGGGTGGCAATCGTCCAGCCCGGGATCGTCGACGACGGCACCGGCAGCGCCGACCGGCGGTTCGACCGCGAGGAGCGGCTGACCCGGCAGCTCGCCGGGCAGGACGTCGACCTGATCGTCTGGGGCGAGAGCAGCGTCGGGTACGACCTGGGCGACCGCCCCGACCTGGCACGACGCATCACCGCACTGTCGCGCGAGACGCAGGCGCCGATCCTGGTCAACGTGGACGCGCGGCGCTCGGACCGGCCCGGCATCTACAAGAGCTCGGTCCTGACCGGCCCCGAGGGCCTGATCGGCGAGCGCTACGACAAGATGCGGCTGGTCCCCTTCGGCGAGTACATACCCGCCCGGTCGCTGCTCGGCTGGGCGACGTCCGTCGGCGAGGCGGCGGGCGAGGACCGCAGGCGCGGCACCGCGCAGGTGGTGATGGACGCCGGTGACGGGCTGCGGATCGGGCCGATGGTGTGCTTCGAGTCGGCGTTCCCCGACATGAGCGGCCACCTCGCGAGGGACGGTGCCGACCTGCTCGTCGCCCAGTCCGCGACGTCCACGTTCCAGCGGAGCTGGGCACCGGCCCAGCACGCCTCGCTGGCCGCGCTGCGCGCCGCCGAGTCCGGGCGCTCCATGGTGCACGCGACACTGACCGGTGTCTCCGCGGTCCACGGGCCGCAGGGACAGCGGATCGGCGACTGGATCGGCACCGACGCCAGTACGGCACGGGTCTACGAGGTCCCGCTGGCCGACGGCGTCACCCCGTACGTCCGCTTCGGCGACTGGCCGGTGTACGGGGCGCTGCTGGTGCTGGCGGCCTTCGCCGTCAGCGAAGGGACGCGGGTGACCCGGCGACCGCGGAACGCTCCAGGACGGCCAGTACCACCCGCTCGCACAACTCGTGGGTCGCCAGCGCGTCCCGGGCGCTGA